In a genomic window of Cytobacillus sp. FSL H8-0458:
- a CDS encoding DUF3231 family protein, protein MIDRQNIPLTAAEIAQIWSAYLNSSMCQCIFSYFSNTVEDQKLQSMLQEGLQLTETHLQKLTGFFENEGLSVPYGFKVKEDVYLTAPKLFSENFSLHFLYNIAMFAVNFYALSKTLSVRSDILNYFNNCFMEVNEFETNLKNMLLDKGLYMKSPHVIPVKETSFVESKKFMGGLFGNKRPLNVIEITNIYTNLKRNAMGEKIMIGFSQAAQSKAVGQFMVRGRDIAAKHTKVFAELLEESYLPVSMSWDLEVTDSTSPPFSDKLMMFLTTSLIALSAGIYATSAASSARKDIALNFIRLSAEIANYAEDGANIMIKNGWFEEPPHPADHDELANR, encoded by the coding sequence ATGATTGATAGGCAGAACATTCCATTAACTGCAGCTGAAATAGCGCAGATTTGGTCGGCATATTTGAACAGCAGCATGTGTCAGTGTATTTTCTCGTATTTTTCAAATACTGTGGAAGACCAGAAACTACAGTCCATGCTTCAGGAGGGTCTCCAATTAACTGAAACACATTTACAAAAGCTGACGGGTTTTTTTGAAAATGAAGGGTTATCCGTCCCTTATGGATTTAAAGTTAAAGAGGATGTTTACTTGACTGCCCCAAAGCTGTTTTCCGAAAATTTCTCTCTGCACTTCTTATACAACATTGCCATGTTTGCTGTAAATTTTTATGCGCTGTCCAAAACACTGTCTGTCCGTTCGGATATTCTGAACTATTTTAACAATTGCTTTATGGAAGTTAATGAGTTCGAAACGAATTTAAAGAATATGCTTCTGGATAAAGGCTTATATATGAAATCTCCACATGTCATTCCTGTAAAAGAAACCAGCTTTGTTGAAAGCAAGAAATTTATGGGAGGGTTGTTCGGAAATAAGAGGCCCCTGAACGTGATTGAAATTACAAATATATATACAAATTTGAAAAGGAATGCCATGGGAGAAAAGATAATGATTGGGTTTAGCCAGGCTGCCCAATCCAAGGCAGTTGGCCAATTCATGGTAAGGGGCAGGGATATTGCAGCAAAACATACAAAAGTCTTTGCGGAGCTGCTTGAAGAAAGTTATTTGCCTGTCAGCATGTCCTGGGATTTGGAAGTAACAGATTCTACATCTCCACCTTTTTCAGATAAACTAATGATGTTTCTGACAACCTCGCTCATTGCCTTAAGTGCAGGGATTTATGCAACAAGTGCTGCTTCGAGTGCACGAAAAGATATTGCGCTTAATTTTATCCGCTTGTCAGCTGAAATCGCTAATTATGCTGAAGATGGTGCAAACATTATGATAAAAAATGGATGGTTCGAGGAGCCGCCGCATCCAGCGGACCATGATGAACTGGCGAATAGATGA
- the blaOXA gene encoding class D beta-lactamase, producing MRWMKRAGIAVFALLLLITGTGAEALGGKESKKELQIEEAFAGKEVTMVLKNLKNDKVYVYNKERSKERLTPESTFKVANALIGLETAAVRDEYEVKRWDGTEREFESWNRDHSLASAMRESAIWFYQDLARTIGEKNMKEYVSMIDYGNHDISGGIDAFWLDSSLRISAAEQADFIEKLVEEKLPLTEKNQKTVKRMMIQDEQDHFILHGKTGTRLSDRGLGWYVGFIETEKGTWVFAVNIDGSGTEAKNIALEVLKEEKIIK from the coding sequence ATGAGGTGGATGAAGAGAGCGGGAATTGCCGTTTTTGCCCTGTTATTGCTGATAACAGGTACAGGTGCTGAGGCATTAGGCGGAAAAGAAAGCAAGAAAGAGCTGCAGATTGAAGAAGCTTTTGCAGGAAAAGAGGTCACTATGGTCCTCAAAAATCTTAAGAATGACAAGGTTTATGTCTATAACAAAGAGAGGAGCAAAGAAAGACTGACGCCAGAGTCAACCTTTAAAGTCGCCAATGCCTTAATCGGGCTTGAAACTGCCGCTGTAAGAGATGAGTACGAGGTGAAAAGGTGGGATGGGACTGAAAGGGAATTCGAAAGCTGGAACAGGGATCATTCGCTTGCTTCTGCGATGAGGGAATCTGCTATCTGGTTTTACCAGGACCTTGCAAGGACGATTGGTGAAAAGAATATGAAAGAGTACGTTTCAATGATCGATTATGGCAACCATGATATTTCCGGTGGGATTGATGCGTTTTGGCTGGACAGCAGCCTGAGAATATCCGCAGCAGAGCAAGCTGATTTTATCGAAAAGCTTGTGGAGGAGAAGCTGCCTTTAACTGAAAAAAATCAAAAAACAGTCAAACGAATGATGATTCAGGATGAACAGGATCACTTCATTTTACATGGCAAAACAGGGACAAGGCTCTCTGACAGGGGACTTGGCTGGTATGTTGGTTTTATTGAAACAGAGAAGGGCACATGGGTGTTTGCTGTGAATATCGATGGATCAGGCACTGAGGCAAAGAATATTGCTCTGGAAGTATTGAAGGAGGAAAAAATAATTAAATAG
- a CDS encoding ADP-ribosyltransferase-containing protein gives MFLLIVYHGSTKKLDHFQKEQAGQKTMKEFDTLGIWCTSDFESAKSFAIGTETVCEKSDTDFWEDGTPKVVQYDKLLRGFVYKVYMDEPSLKEYDSYELFMNERDPFCDYASAKKRHLTWKDKAILLNKDEANAEFRKSLTKQGFDGIIIRKMTIKTGPEDMYCIFSGDIIQIADVFPLE, from the coding sequence GTGTTTCTTTTGATCGTTTATCACGGTTCCACCAAGAAATTGGATCACTTTCAAAAAGAGCAGGCAGGTCAAAAAACAATGAAGGAATTCGACACACTTGGGATTTGGTGTACATCGGATTTTGAGTCTGCTAAGTCATTTGCCATTGGGACTGAAACGGTCTGCGAAAAATCGGATACTGACTTCTGGGAAGATGGAACACCGAAAGTGGTTCAATATGATAAGTTACTACGTGGATTTGTCTATAAAGTGTACATGGATGAGCCAAGCTTAAAGGAATATGATTCCTATGAACTTTTCATGAATGAAAGGGACCCCTTTTGCGACTACGCGAGCGCAAAAAAAAGACACCTTACCTGGAAAGATAAGGCGATCCTATTGAATAAAGATGAAGCCAACGCTGAATTCCGCAAAAGTCTTACCAAGCAGGGCTTCGATGGTATAATCATTCGGAAGATGACCATTAAAACCGGTCCTGAAGATATGTATTGCATTTTTTCAGGTGATATTATACAGATTGCTGATGTCTTTCCATTGGAATAG
- a CDS encoding cupin domain-containing protein codes for MYHPNAYSYPYYPQPHSPVYHTDEMLRSNQDHFQQLCETVLEGVKREASALELYSQLAEHAPNEEHKQNIIQAIEGKKIYLNHFCNLYYNLTGKQPEYQVGHVAIDHYRDGLHRAYQIEMEGFEENQRGSVLTQLPQVQNVFLWAMSGEQENAARLVSLNNRVTDFGPQPFVVDIEEATKKNNNFRTALWTGKHLQLTLMSINVGEDIGLEVHPELDQFLRLEDGEGMVYMGDSPDRLDFQRKVADDFAIIIPAGKYHNLINTGNKPLKLYSIYAPPQHPFGTVHKTKADAMAAEEEHHQ; via the coding sequence TTGTATCATCCTAATGCGTATTCCTATCCTTACTACCCACAGCCTCATTCACCGGTGTATCATACTGACGAAATGTTAAGAAGTAATCAGGATCATTTTCAGCAGCTTTGTGAAACGGTTCTTGAAGGAGTCAAAAGGGAAGCATCTGCACTTGAGTTATACAGTCAGCTGGCAGAGCATGCCCCAAATGAAGAGCACAAGCAGAACATTATTCAAGCAATCGAAGGAAAGAAAATCTATTTAAACCATTTTTGCAACCTTTATTACAATTTAACGGGAAAACAGCCAGAGTATCAGGTCGGCCATGTTGCCATTGATCATTACCGTGATGGATTGCACAGGGCTTATCAGATCGAAATGGAAGGTTTCGAGGAAAACCAAAGAGGTTCCGTGCTTACTCAGCTTCCACAGGTTCAAAATGTGTTCTTATGGGCAATGAGCGGAGAACAGGAAAATGCTGCTCGATTAGTCTCACTGAATAACCGGGTGACTGATTTCGGTCCGCAGCCATTTGTCGTGGATATTGAGGAAGCAACGAAGAAAAATAACAACTTCCGGACAGCCCTATGGACTGGAAAGCATTTGCAGCTGACATTAATGAGCATCAATGTTGGCGAAGATATTGGCCTCGAGGTTCACCCGGAGCTCGATCAATTCCTGAGACTGGAAGATGGTGAAGGAATGGTTTATATGGGGGATAGTCCTGACCGTCTGGATTTTCAGCGGAAAGTAGCGGATGATTTTGCGATTATCATTCCTGCAGGCAAATATCATAATCTGATCAATACAGGCAATAAGCCTCTCAAGCTGTATTCCATTTATGCGCCGCCGCAGCATCCGTTTGGAACGGTGCATAAAACTAAGGCAGATGCAATGGCTGCCGAGGAAGAACATCATCAATAA
- a CDS encoding DsbA family oxidoreductase, which yields MGKRHLEDAIKQINHPIDVTYRCFELDPAAERDIQDNMYEKLAKKYGMTIEQAKANTQNMVQMARNAGLEFKIDTIVLTNTFDAHRLTMFAKTKGLMKEMTERLLRAYFTDSKHIGDPATLAQLAEEVGLNREEAEQMLAGNAFADEVRADEQLAQQYRITGVPFFLINKKYALNGAQPTEMIVQALQKIIAEDEITFLNDSDGIVCDDDGCEIPKK from the coding sequence ATTGGCAAAAGGCATCTGGAGGATGCCATTAAACAGATTAATCATCCAATTGACGTGACTTACAGGTGTTTCGAGCTGGATCCGGCGGCAGAGCGGGATATTCAGGATAACATGTATGAAAAATTGGCGAAGAAATATGGGATGACGATTGAGCAGGCGAAAGCCAACACGCAAAACATGGTGCAGATGGCGAGAAACGCCGGGCTTGAATTCAAGATTGATACCATCGTTCTCACTAATACGTTTGACGCTCACCGTTTGACGATGTTTGCCAAAACAAAAGGATTAATGAAAGAAATGACAGAACGGCTGCTGCGTGCTTATTTTACTGACTCCAAACATATCGGAGATCCTGCGACGTTAGCCCAGTTAGCAGAAGAAGTTGGCCTGAACCGGGAAGAAGCTGAACAAATGCTTGCCGGCAATGCGTTTGCAGATGAAGTACGTGCAGATGAGCAATTGGCACAGCAGTACCGCATTACAGGGGTACCGTTCTTTCTGATAAATAAGAAGTACGCACTGAACGGAGCCCAGCCGACTGAGATGATCGTTCAAGCGCTGCAGAAAATTATTGCAGAGGACGAGATAACTTTTCTAAATGACAGCGACGGTATAGTCTGTGATGACGACGGCTGTGAAATCCCAAAAAAATAA
- a CDS encoding GNAT family N-acetyltransferase: MKADLTELDQLDIPGLIDLSESVGWDYDEFEVRTLLESGRVFGHKNSAGSIVSSSAIIPYDTKLASIGMVIVHEEFRGLGLAMEAIRKCAESINGDRSLMLIATKEGMPLYEKMGFKTVDYISKFLCDQFVPVKIQKHDGLFIEDFNQSDFAQLVDLDGAAFGDRRSVFLRNRISQSKQCLVVKNNNGEIIGYGLSIQGPVNLILGPIAAADPDTAALIAEKLALHHKGKLRIDVPEGRADFMSYLERSGFVKTNTPPVMMKNPAAMPQRDNSLYAIASQAFG, translated from the coding sequence ATGAAAGCAGACTTAACAGAGTTAGATCAATTGGATATTCCCGGCCTGATAGATTTATCGGAATCAGTTGGATGGGATTATGATGAATTTGAAGTAAGAACACTTTTGGAATCCGGGAGAGTTTTCGGTCATAAGAATTCTGCAGGGAGTATTGTATCCAGTTCAGCCATAATTCCCTATGACACTAAACTGGCGTCGATTGGCATGGTTATTGTCCATGAAGAATTCAGGGGACTAGGGCTCGCAATGGAAGCAATCCGGAAGTGTGCAGAAAGTATTAATGGGGATAGGTCGCTAATGCTCATTGCAACGAAGGAAGGAATGCCCCTTTATGAAAAAATGGGCTTTAAAACTGTGGACTATATAAGTAAATTTCTTTGTGATCAATTCGTCCCGGTAAAAATACAGAAACATGATGGGCTTTTCATTGAAGACTTTAATCAGTCTGATTTTGCTCAACTTGTTGATTTGGACGGAGCTGCCTTTGGAGATAGGCGAAGCGTTTTTCTCCGCAATAGGATCAGCCAGTCCAAACAATGTCTTGTTGTTAAAAATAATAATGGTGAAATCATTGGATATGGATTATCCATCCAGGGGCCAGTCAACTTAATACTGGGACCCATTGCAGCAGCTGATCCAGATACAGCTGCTTTAATCGCAGAAAAATTGGCTTTACATCATAAAGGGAAGCTCAGAATTGATGTTCCAGAAGGAAGAGCGGATTTTATGTCCTATCTGGAGAGAAGCGGTTTTGTTAAAACAAATACTCCTCCAGTCATGATGAAAAATCCAGCAGCTATGCCACAGAGGGACAATTCCTTATATGCAATTGCTTCGCAGGCTTTTGGATAG
- a CDS encoding DUF2243 domain-containing protein yields MRKENKNLFIAGLILGLGLVGAIDGIVFHQLLQWHHMILSQNIKLEIFTDGLFTALFSAKLLWGGMKIFQDARKNELGTSWKVFTGGIFIGGGAFNLVEGIVDHHILQVHRVRPLAEDPLFYDLAFLAIGLLLVIIGFMIKRMEKEA; encoded by the coding sequence GTGAGAAAAGAAAATAAGAATCTCTTTATAGCCGGCTTAATACTCGGCTTAGGGCTTGTAGGGGCGATTGATGGCATCGTATTTCATCAGCTGCTTCAATGGCATCATATGATACTGAGTCAAAATATTAAACTCGAAATTTTTACAGATGGTTTATTTACAGCATTATTTTCGGCGAAGCTGCTTTGGGGCGGGATGAAGATTTTTCAGGATGCCCGCAAAAATGAATTGGGTACAAGCTGGAAAGTCTTCACTGGCGGTATATTTATTGGGGGAGGCGCTTTTAATCTTGTCGAAGGAATTGTGGATCATCATATCCTCCAGGTGCACCGTGTCAGGCCATTGGCAGAAGATCCTTTATTCTATGATCTGGCCTTTCTGGCAATAGGATTATTGCTTGTTATAATTGGGTTCATGATTAAGAGGATGGAGAAGGAAGCATGA
- a CDS encoding cysteine desulfurase family protein, with protein MNKVYLDYNASTPLAPEVADHMYPFLTDYYGNPSAVHWAGQPVKEKMNRARKQVSDLLSCSPEEIVFTSGGSEANNLALKGYYFKHLTKGKHIITSKIEHPAIIEPLKFLERLGAELTMLDVDEYGMVSPGEIEKAIREDTILITVMHSNNEVGTLQPIEEIGEIARRHKIAYHTDASQSVGKVPVDVNRLNVDMLTIAGHKLYAPKGIGALYLRKGIELEPLIHGAGHEFGIRAGTENTLLAAGLGKACELAGKQVTDGKLADLTNYFWGKLKEAFGAEVVLNGHEEKRLPNTLNVSFMNRIGQDILSAIPQLAASTGSACHAGKVELSPVLREMGVPEHIGMGAVRFSLGEYTTKEELDQVVSWLKEVL; from the coding sequence ATGAACAAAGTATATCTAGATTACAACGCAAGCACGCCTTTGGCCCCCGAGGTTGCAGATCACATGTATCCTTTTTTGACTGACTATTACGGAAATCCTTCCGCAGTGCACTGGGCAGGGCAGCCGGTAAAAGAAAAAATGAATAGGGCGAGGAAACAGGTATCTGACTTGCTGTCATGCTCACCTGAAGAGATTGTTTTTACAAGCGGCGGAAGTGAAGCAAATAACCTGGCATTAAAGGGCTATTATTTCAAGCACCTGACAAAAGGCAAGCACATCATTACATCAAAAATAGAGCATCCTGCCATAATCGAGCCCTTAAAATTTCTCGAGCGTTTAGGTGCTGAACTCACGATGCTGGATGTGGATGAATATGGAATGGTTTCGCCAGGTGAGATTGAAAAGGCAATTCGGGAAGACACAATTCTGATCACTGTTATGCATTCAAACAATGAAGTGGGGACTCTTCAGCCAATAGAAGAAATAGGGGAAATTGCAAGAAGGCACAAGATCGCATATCATACCGATGCTTCCCAATCTGTCGGGAAGGTGCCGGTTGATGTTAATAGGCTGAATGTGGATATGCTCACCATTGCCGGCCATAAATTGTACGCGCCTAAAGGGATTGGCGCCTTATATCTAAGAAAAGGCATCGAGCTTGAACCTCTTATTCATGGGGCAGGACATGAGTTTGGAATCCGTGCAGGAACAGAGAACACATTACTTGCTGCCGGGCTCGGCAAAGCCTGTGAGTTAGCCGGGAAACAAGTCACGGACGGCAAGCTTGCTGACTTAACAAATTATTTTTGGGGTAAATTGAAGGAGGCCTTTGGAGCTGAAGTTGTCCTTAATGGACATGAAGAAAAACGGCTGCCGAATACCCTGAATGTCAGTTTTATGAATCGGATTGGCCAGGATATTTTATCAGCCATTCCTCAGCTTGCAGCCTCCACTGGATCTGCCTGCCATGCTGGGAAAGTGGAATTATCTCCTGTATTAAGGGAAATGGGGGTTCCTGAACATATTGGAATGGGTGCAGTCAGATTCAGTCTGGGGGAATATACGACAAAAGAGGAGCTTGATCAGGTGGTTTCCTGGCTTAAAGAAGTGCTTTAG
- a CDS encoding VOC family protein, with protein sequence MIKQVGQIMLYVNNQDEAVNFWTEKAGFHVLAEEDNGQGMRWIEVSPSKESETSIILHNKEWVAKMSPELNLGTPSLMFFTEDLERLHSDFSNKGITVGEIAEMPSGRVFNFADGEDNYFAVMERV encoded by the coding sequence ATGATTAAACAAGTCGGACAAATTATGCTATACGTTAACAATCAGGATGAAGCAGTGAATTTTTGGACTGAAAAAGCGGGATTTCATGTATTGGCCGAAGAAGATAATGGCCAGGGGATGAGATGGATCGAGGTGTCTCCATCAAAGGAGTCGGAGACGAGTATTATTCTGCACAATAAGGAATGGGTAGCGAAGATGTCGCCGGAATTAAACCTGGGCACCCCTTCGTTGATGTTTTTTACAGAAGATCTTGAAAGGCTGCATAGCGACTTCTCAAATAAGGGCATTACTGTTGGAGAAATTGCAGAAATGCCTTCAGGCCGCGTTTTTAATTTTGCGGACGGAGAAGACAATTACTTTGCTGTAATGGAGAGAGTGTGA
- a CDS encoding phospholipase produces the protein MTRRKQIPCLFPGYKWCGPGCSGPGAPINGVDACCKAHDKCWASGRSKCSCDQEFLRCLKPKTNLHGEEGTIATIIYIYMKIQTDFTCSRFRRKRLY, from the coding sequence GTGACGAGAAGAAAACAAATACCTTGTCTTTTTCCGGGCTACAAATGGTGCGGTCCCGGATGCAGCGGACCAGGCGCGCCTATTAATGGAGTGGATGCCTGCTGCAAGGCACATGATAAATGCTGGGCAAGCGGGAGATCCAAGTGCAGCTGTGACCAGGAATTTCTCAGATGCCTGAAGCCAAAAACAAACCTGCATGGCGAAGAAGGAACCATTGCGACAATCATTTATATTTATATGAAGATTCAAACCGATTTTACCTGCAGCCGGTTTCGGAGGAAAAGACTTTATTAA
- a CDS encoding EamA family transporter — translation MSIILALLAALFASFTAILAKIGIEKVDSNLATAVRTIVVVIMAFLMVLITGETESIFTISVESYIFLILSGLTTGLSWICFFKAIQIGDVSKVVPIDKSSVVLTILLSFIILREPATLLVVSGGIIISIGTFVLIGGDRKKTRKKKVFNTKSYIFLAVLSAVFAAATNILAKIGIEDVDSNVATFIRTVVIIIFAWGIVFFQGTFKELKEISKKSYLFLFLSGAATGLSWLCYFGALAIGKVSVVNPIDKFSVVLTMILSFIILKEKPTKNTIAGAILITIGTALLII, via the coding sequence ATGAGCATAATTTTAGCCCTGCTGGCCGCATTATTTGCATCCTTCACCGCCATCCTTGCGAAAATTGGCATTGAAAAGGTTGATTCCAATCTGGCTACCGCAGTACGGACGATTGTGGTGGTCATCATGGCCTTTCTTATGGTCCTTATTACTGGCGAAACGGAAAGCATCTTTACTATTTCGGTAGAATCGTACATATTTCTTATTCTTTCTGGCCTTACAACCGGCTTATCATGGATCTGCTTTTTTAAAGCCATCCAGATCGGAGATGTATCGAAAGTAGTTCCCATCGATAAGTCGAGCGTCGTCTTAACGATTCTCTTATCATTTATTATTCTCAGGGAACCCGCTACCCTTTTGGTTGTTTCAGGCGGAATCATTATTTCCATCGGAACCTTTGTGCTAATCGGCGGAGACAGGAAAAAGACACGCAAAAAGAAAGTATTTAATACAAAGTCATATATTTTTCTGGCCGTGCTGTCTGCTGTATTTGCTGCAGCCACCAATATTCTAGCGAAAATCGGAATTGAAGATGTCGACTCCAATGTCGCTACTTTTATCCGGACTGTAGTGATCATTATTTTCGCCTGGGGAATTGTGTTTTTCCAGGGGACCTTTAAGGAGCTTAAAGAGATCTCTAAAAAATCATATTTATTTCTTTTCCTCTCCGGAGCCGCAACCGGGTTATCCTGGCTGTGCTATTTCGGCGCTCTCGCCATCGGCAAGGTGAGTGTCGTGAACCCCATTGATAAGTTCAGTGTGGTGCTGACAATGATTTTAAGTTTTATTATTTTAAAAGAAAAGCCCACAAAGAATACTATTGCAGGCGCCATTTTGATTACGATCGGGACGGCTTTGCTGATAATCTAG
- a CDS encoding aminotransferase-like domain-containing protein, whose amino-acid sequence MGNKYDEIIEEIQSRLKDERLKAGEKLPSIRRFAKEFNCSINTVMKAYSELEKAHLIYSVPKSGYFAVGTDMPQKQTQMKIDFVSAGPDKSRMPYRDYQHCMNQAIELYKEEMFQYSHPLGLASLRHQLSSQLQTLQVFAPSERIAVVSGSQQALDLLISLPFPNNKKEICVEQPTHFSFIDSIKTRGLKPIGIAVNQKGIDLNYLEKIFRERSVKFFYTVSRFQNPTGCSYSNQKKKQIVELAQKYDVYIIEDDYMGDLDTRKKADPMFAYAPSGRVIYTKSFSKVLLPGLRLGLAVLPEALMKSFTQAKFAADVHTPVLTQGALEIYLSSGMFKAHIEKLRRQYKKKGTILKKAYLEHLPPGAAFTGGDSGFYSTIELPGRLKAKHLVEYLQKKNVLVQDAIGMYLPEYRQENRIRISVSQVDDRKIAVGVKKIGDGIRTLANSYI is encoded by the coding sequence ATGGGCAATAAATATGATGAAATCATAGAAGAAATCCAATCCAGATTGAAGGATGAACGCTTGAAAGCAGGAGAAAAGCTCCCTTCCATCCGCAGGTTTGCTAAAGAATTTAACTGCAGCATCAATACTGTGATGAAAGCTTACAGTGAATTGGAAAAGGCACATCTGATTTACTCTGTGCCAAAAAGCGGCTATTTTGCAGTTGGCACAGATATGCCCCAAAAACAAACTCAAATGAAAATAGACTTTGTCTCGGCAGGACCTGATAAAAGCAGGATGCCATACCGTGATTATCAGCATTGCATGAACCAGGCCATCGAGCTTTATAAAGAGGAAATGTTTCAGTATTCCCATCCCCTCGGCTTGGCGAGTCTTCGGCATCAGCTTTCATCTCAGCTTCAAACTCTGCAAGTTTTCGCCCCGTCTGAAAGAATTGCTGTTGTATCAGGATCCCAGCAGGCTTTGGATCTCTTGATCTCATTGCCTTTTCCCAATAATAAAAAAGAGATTTGCGTTGAACAGCCAACCCACTTCAGTTTCATAGATTCCATTAAAACGCGTGGCTTGAAGCCAATCGGCATAGCGGTGAACCAGAAGGGCATAGATCTTAATTACTTAGAAAAGATCTTCAGAGAAAGAAGCGTCAAGTTTTTCTACACAGTATCCAGATTCCAGAACCCGACAGGCTGCAGCTACTCCAACCAGAAAAAAAAGCAGATTGTCGAGCTCGCTCAAAAATATGATGTCTACATTATTGAGGATGACTATATGGGGGATCTTGATACCAGGAAAAAAGCAGACCCCATGTTTGCCTACGCCCCCTCCGGAAGAGTCATTTACACAAAAAGCTTCTCGAAAGTTTTGCTGCCAGGGCTTCGATTAGGATTGGCCGTTCTTCCGGAAGCCTTAATGAAAAGCTTTACACAAGCCAAATTTGCAGCGGACGTCCATACACCAGTCCTCACACAAGGTGCACTTGAGATTTATTTGAGCAGCGGCATGTTTAAAGCCCATATTGAAAAACTCCGGCGGCAATACAAAAAGAAAGGCACCATTCTCAAAAAGGCGTACCTGGAGCATTTGCCTCCTGGTGCTGCTTTTACTGGCGGGGATTCGGGATTTTATTCGACAATTGAGCTTCCGGGCAGATTAAAAGCAAAGCATCTTGTGGAATATCTTCAAAAGAAAAATGTATTGGTTCAGGATGCAATAGGTATGTACCTCCCTGAGTACAGGCAGGAAAACCGTATCCGGATAAGCGTGTCACAGGTGGATGACAGGAAAATTGCGGTTGGGGTGAAGAAGATCGGGGATGGGATTCGTACGTTAGCCAATTCTTATATCTAA
- a CDS encoding RidA family protein has protein sequence MKKISLIHSPVLPAVDYAYASHVPAGMDFYFMAGACPLDQEGKVPEGTGYEEQAKLCVENLKAALQECGAELKDVAYTRVLVASSDQSDLVAVWQAVREEFGSHDVPSTLSGVTVLGYNGQLVEIEAVAALAPNANKS, from the coding sequence ATGAAGAAAATCTCATTAATACATTCGCCGGTTTTACCTGCCGTTGACTATGCTTACGCCTCCCATGTCCCTGCAGGAATGGATTTTTACTTTATGGCTGGGGCGTGTCCTCTTGATCAAGAGGGGAAAGTGCCTGAGGGAACCGGATATGAAGAACAGGCCAAGCTTTGCGTGGAAAACCTGAAAGCAGCCTTACAGGAGTGTGGCGCTGAATTAAAGGATGTGGCTTATACAAGAGTTCTCGTTGCATCTTCTGACCAGTCAGATTTGGTGGCCGTTTGGCAGGCAGTTAGAGAAGAATTTGGTTCACATGATGTTCCAAGTACATTGTCCGGGGTCACTGTTTTGGGTTATAACGGCCAATTAGTTGAGATAGAAGCGGTTGCTGCATTAGCTCCAAACGCAAACAAATCATAA